One region of Danio aesculapii chromosome 7, fDanAes4.1, whole genome shotgun sequence genomic DNA includes:
- the mfap3l gene encoding microfibrillar-associated protein 3-like, with protein sequence MTSHCYREPLKMKRVNGYVIIYLASVISFCAAGALNITAVDGDGGENGTEANGAGSIPVVVTKTSQIIAREGNCALIDCNVTGDPFPNVQWFNSHGHLLDTKNSDGKWWILDSGVLNITSITFADRGKYTCVASNSHGMANCTVTLRVVFTNGDMGVYYMVVCLVTFTIIMILNITRLCMMSSHLKKTEKAINEFFRTEGAEKLQKAFEIAKRIPIITSAKTLELAKVTQFKTMEFARYIEELARSIPLPPLIMNCRTFMEEILEVVGVEEMRHTFVRQAPESHDGHVVAAASNSSDVFTILRERERSESPAADSDDASLHEQPQHIAIQVSVHPQLTSPGCCNIEAPPLTEIGSTSPPPLAQLPLEEESEQENKAESVQEGGASKKTQVIYESHV encoded by the exons ATGACATCCCATTGTTACAGAGAGCCATTGAAAATGAAGAGGGTGAACGGATACGTGATCATTTATTTAGCATCCGTGATTAGTTTCTGTGCAGCAGGGGCTTTGAACATCACAGCGGTGGATGGAGATGGAGGCGAGAACGGGACGGAGGCCAATGGTGCAGGTTCGATTCCTGTGGTGGTCACCAAAACCAGCCAGATCATCGCCCGTGAGGGAAACTGTGCTTTAATTGACTGTAATGTCACTGGTGACCCTTTCCCAAATGTTCAGTGGTTCAACTCACACGGACACCTGCTGGACACAAAGAATAGTG ATGGTAAATGGTGGATTCTGGACAGCGGCGTCCTCAACATCACTAGCATCACATTTGCAGACCGCGGGAAATACACGTGCGTGGCGTCCAACTCTCATGGCATGGCCAACTGCACAGTGACGCTCCGCGTGGTCTTTACCAACGGAGACATGGGTGTTTACTACATGGTGGTGTGTCTGGTGACGTTCACCATCATAATGATCCTCAACATCACGCGCCTCTGCATGATGAGCAGCCATCTCAAGAAAACCGAGAAGGCCATCAACGAATTCTTCCGCACGGAAGGTGCAGAAAAACTTCAAAAGGCATTCGAGATCGCAAAGCGCATTCCTATCATCACCTCAGCGAAAACGCTAGAGCTAGCGAAAGTCACGCAGTTCAAAACCATGGAGTTTGCGCGCTACATCGAGGAGTTAGCGCGCAGCATCCCGCTCCCGCCGCTAATCATGAACTGCCGCACGTTCATGGAGGAGATCCTGGAAGTGGTCGGCGTGGAGGAAATGAGACACACTTTTGTTCGGCAAGCACCCGAGAGTCACGATGGACACGTCGTGGCGGCCGCTAGCAATTCCAGTGATGTTTTTACTATTTTGCGTGAGCGTGAGCGCAGCGAGTCTCCGGCCGCAGACTCCGACGATGCCTCACTTCACGAGCAGCCTCAACACATCGCCATTCAGGTTTCGGTTCATCCACAGTTAACATCACCAGGATGCTGTAACATAGAAGCTCCGCCTCTTACTGAAATAGGCTCCACCTCTCCACCCCCATTGGCTCAGCTGCCTCTGGAGGAGGAGTCTGAGCAGGAAAATAAGGCGGAGTCTGTTCAAGAGGGTGGTGCTTCAAAGAAAACCCAAGTCATTTATGAAAGCCATGTGTaa